A segment of the Streptomyces sp. XD-27 genome:
CGCTTCCACCCGTAGCCGGCATCGCGCGACCGCCGTGGACGAGTTCGCTGATCCGTGAGGTGGCCGTCCGACGGAGCCGTTACGGTGGGCGCCTCATCCGTCACGGCGCTTCGGCAGGTTGAGGTGGTGATCCCCCATCAGCACGTCTCCCGGTCCGGCGCTCGCCGCCTGGCTGCGGACGCTCGGCGCCGAGCGGCTGTGCCGGGTGCTGGCCGCGCGCCCCGATGCCGTGGGCGGGCCGCGGCCGCGGTCGCTGGGCGAACTGGCCGAGCGGTTGCTGCGGCCCGCCGCCGTGGCGCGGGTCGTCCCGCTGCTGCCGCTGCCCGTGCTGCAGACCGCCGAGGCGCTGGCCGCGCTGGGAACTCCCGTATCCGGCAGCGCGCTTGAGAAGCTGCTGGGCGCACCCTGCGACAAGGGGCCGCTGGCGGCGGCGCTGCGCACCCTGGGCGACCACGCACTGGTGTGGGCCTCGGCCGATGGGCGGCTGCGTATGGCACCCGCGCTGCACCAGCGGTGGCCGGCCCCGCTCGGACTCCAGGCCCGGCTCGGCGCGCTGCTGTCCGACCGGAGCTCCGAGGAACTGCGCCAGATCGCCGAGGTGTTGGGCCGCGCCCCCGCGAAGGCCAAGGCCGAGCGCCTCGAACAGGTCCTGGAGCACCACCGCGATCCCGAGCGGGTCAGGGCGCTGGTGGACACGGCGCCGGACGGGACGCGGAAGCTGCTGTACGAGCGCTGCGAGGGCGGGCCCGAGGGCCTCGCGTCCCATGGGCCGCGGTACGGCGACGAGCGGTGGGCCACCGACCGCGCCCTGCTGGTGCGCCCGCGCTTCGGGTCGCAGGCCGTCATGCCCGCCGAGGTCGCACTGGCCCTGCGCGGCCCCGGCTGGCACGCGCCGTTCGACCCGCTGCCGCCCAAGCCCGACCTGCGCCCGCTGGACCCCGCCGACGTGGCGCGCGAGGCGGCTGCCCTCGCCGCGGAGTTGACCGGGCACGCCGCCGCGCTGCTCGCCGTGTGCGCGCGCCGGCCCCCGGCTCAGCTGCGCGGCGGCGGAATCGGTGCCCGCGAGCTGGCCAGGCTGGGCGGGGCGGCGCAGTGCCCGGAGCCGGTGGTGCGGCTGGTGCTGGCGTGCGCGTACGCGGGCGGCCTGGTGGCCCGCGACGGGGAGGCGGTGCCGGTCACCGCAGCGTACGACGCGTGGGCCGCGCGGGAACCGGCCGAGCAGTACGTCCATTTGCTGCGCGCCTGGTGGGCCCTCGGCCGCGAGCCGACGCGCGCCCACGACGCGGACGGCAGGCCGCTGCCCGCGCTGGACACCGCACCGCCCGTCGCGGCGTGCGCCCGGCTCCGCCGCGGCCTGCTCGCGGCGGCGGCGCGCCTTCCCGCCACCTGCGGCGTCCGGGACCCGGCCGCCTGGGGGAGGGTGCTGGCCTGGCATCATCCGCTCGCTCCGGCGCGTCCGCAGGAAGCGGCGCCGTTCGCCGCGCTGGTGCGCGAGGCCGGACTCCTCGGCGTGCTGGCGCACGGCGGGCTCTCCCCGCTCGGCGCCGCCCTGCACGCGGAGGGTGCGGATGACACCGTGAGGGACGGCGCACCGGAGGACCTGTCGGCCTGCGCGCGGCGCCTGCTGCCCGCGGCCGTCGACCGCGCCCGGATCGGTGCGGACCTGACAGCGGTGGTCCCCGGCGTCCCCTCGGCTCACCTGGCCGCCGTCCTGGACGCGGTCGCCACGCGGGAGGCGCGCGGGACGGCCTCGGTCTGGCGGTTCAGCGCGGCCTCCGTCCGCAGGGCGCTGGACGAGCACCGCGACGCGCAGGCCATCACCGCCGATCTGGCCGCCATCGCGACGGGCGAACTCCCCCAGCCCCTGACGTATCTGATCGCCGACACCGCCCGCCGCCACGGTCGCATCCGGGTCGCCAGGGCGGGCTGCGTCATCCACGGCGTGGAGCCCGAGCTGCTGGCCGAGGTCGCCGCTCACCGCCGACTGGCCGGGCTCGGGCTGCGCCCGCTGACCCCGACGGTGCTGCTCTCCCCCGTGCCGCTGGAGGAGACCCTCGCGGTCCTGCGCGCCGAGGGATACGCGCCGGTCGGCGAGGAGGCCGACGGAAGTCTCCACACCGAGCGCCCGGAGCCGCGGCGCGCGGGCCCCGCGAGCGCGAAGCCTGCCGCGGTCCCGCGCCCGCGCCGCGACGCCGCGGCCCGCGCGGGCGGTCGCGCACCCCGGCCGCCCGCCCCCGAACTCGCCGAGCTGGCCACCCGCTTGCTCGCGGCCCCGGACTGACAGCGCGGGCGGCGACCCGGCGGGGGACGGGGAGTCAGAGGTGATTTCTGCTTACGTGATCCCCCGGAAGGCGCCCCTCGCATGAAGGCCCGAGGCTAACGCCTGCTCGCGGATACCGCGACAATGCCGCCCAGGGCGGCAAGTGCCACACACAGTGGCGAGTACAGGACAGAGTTCAACCGCTGGAATTCGCCGGCCGCTCCGGAGTTCATGAAGTAACCACCCAGGCCACGGGCGAGCAGCACCGCCGTCAAGCCGTACATGCCCACCAATCGCAGCCATTCCGGGCCGATTGCCGGGATGGACTCGTTCACCATGAGGGTGAGCACAGCGCCACCGATCAGCGCCAGGCCCACCAGAACGGTGCTCGGCGCCGACGGCATCCTGCCATCGTCGCTGCCGCCGATCGTCTTGGTGAACGTCATCGCATCCTTCATCGGCCAGGGGGAGAACGCCCAGATGAAGTGCAACAAGCCGATTGCCATGAGGACAAGTGCCAACACCATAGGGACCACCGTGCGGACCATACTCAGCGCCTCCGACTCCCTCATCTATACGGCATCGTATAAATGAGAGCCTAGCACCCATCTATACGATGCCGTACAGATGGGTGATCGAAGCAGAACGGAGCAGATCATGGCGGTGGCTCGCACCCCGCGTCACAAGTGGATCGACGAAGGACTGCGTGCGCTCGCGGCAGGCGGCCCGGATGCCGTCCAGATCGAGGCGCTGGCGAAGGCTCTGGGCGTGTCCAAGGGCGGCTTCTACGGATACTTCTCGGACCGGCGCGCCCTCCTTGAGGAGATGCTCGACCGCTGGGAACGCGAGATCACCGACGACCTGGAAGCACGCGTCGAGAAGGAAGGCGGCGACGCGAAAGCCCGGCTGCGCCACCTGTTCGCGATCGTCGACACCGGTGACGGGCTCGACACGGACATCACGACCGACCTGGCGATTCGCGACTGGGCCCGGCGCGATCCGGCGGTCGCCGAACGCGTTCGGCGCGTCGACAACCGCCACATGGACTACCTGCGTTCGCTGTTCCGCGCCTTCTGCGCCGACGAGGACGAAGTCGAGGCACGCTGCCTGATCACCTTCTCGCTGTACATCGCCGACCGGTTCATCTTCGCCGACAACGGCGATCGCAGCCGTGCCGACGTCCAGGAACTGACAACGAGGTGGTTGCTCGACTCTCCGCGCTGAGCAGTCCCGCCGGCCGGGGCCTGACCGCGGGGCGGCGCCCCCGCGGACGGAACCGCGGGGGTACGCGCCCGCGCTAGAGCTGGACGATCACCTTCCCCCGGGTCGACGCACGGTCCACATACAGGCTCCGATAGGCGCCGGGGATCGCGTCGAACCCCTGGTGGACGGTCTGGTGGTAGGCGATCTCACCCCGGCGGACCAGGTCGCCCACCTCGGCGTGGAGCGCCGCGAAGTCCGCCTCCGTGTACCAGTCCTGGGCGTAGATGCCGCGGATGGTGGTGCGCGGGCGCAGGATGTACTCCAGCAGGCGCGGGCCGTACCGGTCGCCGCCGACGGTGGTGTCCCACTGCCAGGACACCGCGACCTGGCTGTACCGGTTGAGCATGGTGAACACCGCGTCCGTGATGCCGCCGCCCATGTTGTCGAAGTACTTGTCGACACCGTTCGGGGCCGCGTCCCGCAGCGCGGGGAGGACCTTCTCGACGTCGTCGCCCTGCTGGTAGTGGACGACCGCGTCGAAGCCCAGGCCGGTGAGGTACGCCGCCTTCTGCGGGGTGCCCGTGGTGCCGACGACGCGGGCGCCGGCGCGCTTGGCCAGTTGGCCGACGAGGCTTCCGATGGCGCCGGACGCGCCGCTGACCACGACCGTGTCACCGGGCCGGACGGTGAAGAACTTCGTCATCGCGCCCCAGGCGGTCAGCCCCGCCACGCCCAGGACACCCAGCGCCGTCGTGATCGGCAGCGTCTCGTCGTAGGCCGCCGGGTCCAGCTTGCGCATCGGTGTGACGTCGAACCGGAAGAAGTCGTTGGGCTCCCACACATACGCCTTGCCGTCGCTGACGACGTGGCTGCGCCAGCCGCCGAACCCCTCCACCACGTCGCCGGGGCGGAAGGGGGCGCGAGGCCCCGCGTCCAGCACATCCATGATCGACAGCCCTCGCGCCCAGTCACCGATCGGCGTCATCTGGGCGAGGCCGTTCAGATAGGGGTCGAGCGAGACGTACCGGGTCTTGAGGAGCATCTCGTCGTCGCGCAGCCGGACGTCGACCTCCTCCACCACCTTCTCGTAGACGTCGTCGACGTCAGGTACGCCCTCGACGTGCTTGCGGACCACCCATTTCTCGATCTTCATTCTGTCCTTTCCGTGCCCGGTGGACGGATCAGCGTGCGGTGGACGGGATCGGCTCGCGGTGGTGCGGGGAGGGTGTCTGCCCTCCTACGGGAATGACGACATGGGTCGGCGGAGGCGCGCTGTCGTCGATGGTGGCCGTGAACTCCTTGCCGTCGTCCCGGCAGACGAACTGCATGACCTGCCGTCCGGCGGCCGCGGCCCTGATGAGGCCGCCCGTGGTGGCCCAGACACCGGAGATGTAGAAGTTCTCCAGTCCGGGCAGCTTCGGCCCGTGCTTCTTGGTGAGTTCCTCCAGCGCCTCGCTGCTTTCGCCGAAGGGAAGCCAGCCCGCGATGGACCCGTCGTAATTCCCGGTGTACCGGACCTGGGTGAGGGGGGTCGCCAGATCGCGTACCGCGATGGATTCCCGCAACCCCGGGAACCGCTCGTCCAGGAACTCCACCAGCGCATCGCGCACCTGGTGCTTGGCCGCGTAATAGCCGCGCCCGTGCCGCAGCGGGAGGGTGTGCACGGTCTCTCCCCGGTGCCTTCGGGTGTTCTGCTCCGGGCGTCCTTCGTTCACGGCCCGCCAGGGGGCGGTCTCGGAGAAGTACGTGGCGTAGACGACCGTCGTCTCGCGCGGCGACAGCTCCGGGTAGTGCACGCTGCGGAACTGGACGTTGACGCTCGGATGGCGGAGACCGGTCAGCTTCGCCGCCTGCACCTGGTCCAGCAGGAACGTCGTGCACGGCTCGCCCTGCGGGAAAGGCTGCCTCAGGCCGAGGAACAGCATGACGTAGCCGGGGAAGACCTGGCCCGGTTCCTTGATGGTGTGCGTGAACAGGTCCTCGTACTCCCCTTGGAGGTAGCAGCCCTTGAGGAGCTTCGTCGTGGCGGTGTAGCCGTCGCACGCCGACACCACGA
Coding sequences within it:
- a CDS encoding helicase-associated domain-containing protein gives rise to the protein MLAARPDAVGGPRPRSLGELAERLLRPAAVARVVPLLPLPVLQTAEALAALGTPVSGSALEKLLGAPCDKGPLAAALRTLGDHALVWASADGRLRMAPALHQRWPAPLGLQARLGALLSDRSSEELRQIAEVLGRAPAKAKAERLEQVLEHHRDPERVRALVDTAPDGTRKLLYERCEGGPEGLASHGPRYGDERWATDRALLVRPRFGSQAVMPAEVALALRGPGWHAPFDPLPPKPDLRPLDPADVAREAAALAAELTGHAAALLAVCARRPPAQLRGGGIGARELARLGGAAQCPEPVVRLVLACAYAGGLVARDGEAVPVTAAYDAWAAREPAEQYVHLLRAWWALGREPTRAHDADGRPLPALDTAPPVAACARLRRGLLAAAARLPATCGVRDPAAWGRVLAWHHPLAPARPQEAAPFAALVREAGLLGVLAHGGLSPLGAALHAEGADDTVRDGAPEDLSACARRLLPAAVDRARIGADLTAVVPGVPSAHLAAVLDAVATREARGTASVWRFSAASVRRALDEHRDAQAITADLAAIATGELPQPLTYLIADTARRHGRIRVARAGCVIHGVEPELLAEVAAHRRLAGLGLRPLTPTVLLSPVPLEETLAVLRAEGYAPVGEEADGSLHTERPEPRRAGPASAKPAAVPRPRRDAAARAGGRAPRPPAPELAELATRLLAAPD
- a CDS encoding DUF3995 domain-containing protein yields the protein MVLALVLMAIGLLHFIWAFSPWPMKDAMTFTKTIGGSDDGRMPSAPSTVLVGLALIGGAVLTLMVNESIPAIGPEWLRLVGMYGLTAVLLARGLGGYFMNSGAAGEFQRLNSVLYSPLCVALAALGGIVAVSASRR
- a CDS encoding TetR/AcrR family transcriptional regulator yields the protein MAVARTPRHKWIDEGLRALAAGGPDAVQIEALAKALGVSKGGFYGYFSDRRALLEEMLDRWEREITDDLEARVEKEGGDAKARLRHLFAIVDTGDGLDTDITTDLAIRDWARRDPAVAERVRRVDNRHMDYLRSLFRAFCADEDEVEARCLITFSLYIADRFIFADNGDRSRADVQELTTRWLLDSPR
- a CDS encoding NADP-dependent oxidoreductase, which encodes MKIEKWVVRKHVEGVPDVDDVYEKVVEEVDVRLRDDEMLLKTRYVSLDPYLNGLAQMTPIGDWARGLSIMDVLDAGPRAPFRPGDVVEGFGGWRSHVVSDGKAYVWEPNDFFRFDVTPMRKLDPAAYDETLPITTALGVLGVAGLTAWGAMTKFFTVRPGDTVVVSGASGAIGSLVGQLAKRAGARVVGTTGTPQKAAYLTGLGFDAVVHYQQGDDVEKVLPALRDAAPNGVDKYFDNMGGGITDAVFTMLNRYSQVAVSWQWDTTVGGDRYGPRLLEYILRPRTTIRGIYAQDWYTEADFAALHAEVGDLVRRGEIAYHQTVHQGFDAIPGAYRSLYVDRASTRGKVIVQL
- a CDS encoding NAD(P)/FAD-dependent oxidoreductase, with protein sequence MIIIGGGIGGLSTGAYAQMNGYRTQIFEMHEIPGGCCTAWDRGDFTFDCCISWLLGSGPGNSEMHQIWLELGALQGKQMRHFDVFNIVRATDGRAVYFYSDPDRLQAHLTAISPADGKLIRQFCDSLRAFRRCMTAYPFLKPVGLMGRFERYRMLASFLPYVNVLRKSMATMMSDFSARFREPLLREAFNFILYEKHPGFPLLPFYFQLASHANHSAGVPEGGSLGLSRSVEQRYLRLGGKVTYNAKVEEVLVENDRAVGVRLSDGSEHRADIVVSACDGYTATTKLLKGCYLQGEYEDLFTHTIKEPGQVFPGYVMLFLGLRQPFPQGEPCTTFLLDQVQAAKLTGLRHPSVNVQFRSVHYPELSPRETTVVYATYFSETAPWRAVNEGRPEQNTRRHRGETVHTLPLRHGRGYYAAKHQVRDALVEFLDERFPGLRESIAVRDLATPLTQVRYTGNYDGSIAGWLPFGESSEALEELTKKHGPKLPGLENFYISGVWATTGGLIRAAAAGRQVMQFVCRDDGKEFTATIDDSAPPPTHVVIPVGGQTPSPHHREPIPSTAR